In Leeia aquatica, a single window of DNA contains:
- a CDS encoding trypsin-like serine peptidase — protein MSYLRWAIGMLMCSALAQANPLFFGRDERVRMPVQQAPWSALGQLETRSGQICTVSLVAPQWVLTAGHCLFDEKGRPDPVIGVDFGLEGKRVAAHVRVVKRYLQPALRAGLRVHADGLSIRNEASSLDYALLHLQYALPIQPIALFKGNQADLRQALAKTGWRVTQAGYPDDDQTHLLGHPGCRVTALTPDHVLTHRCDTLAGDSGSPLLMQQDGQWVLIGVQSSAPAAADRAHEDNRAASLTGMQGWLRRYLPD, from the coding sequence ATGTCGTACCTGAGATGGGCCATCGGGATGCTGATGTGTAGCGCGCTGGCACAGGCAAACCCTTTGTTCTTTGGGCGCGACGAACGAGTGCGCATGCCGGTGCAGCAGGCTCCATGGTCTGCGTTGGGTCAACTGGAGACCCGCTCCGGACAGATTTGTACGGTCAGTCTGGTCGCGCCGCAATGGGTACTGACAGCCGGGCATTGCTTGTTTGATGAGAAGGGCAGGCCAGACCCGGTTATAGGCGTGGACTTTGGTCTGGAGGGGAAGCGGGTGGCAGCCCATGTGCGGGTGGTGAAGCGCTATCTACAGCCCGCTTTGCGTGCGGGCCTGCGCGTACATGCAGATGGTTTGTCCATCCGCAACGAAGCTTCATCACTGGATTACGCGCTGTTGCACTTGCAATATGCGCTCCCGATACAGCCCATTGCCCTGTTCAAAGGCAATCAGGCTGATCTGCGGCAAGCCCTCGCCAAGACGGGCTGGCGTGTGACCCAGGCAGGCTATCCGGACGATGACCAGACCCATCTACTGGGGCATCCGGGGTGCCGGGTGACTGCGCTGACACCTGACCATGTGCTGACCCACCGTTGTGATACCCTGGCTGGGGACAGTGGCTCGCCGTTGCTGATGCAGCAGGACGGGCAATGGGTGCTGATCGGCGTACAAAGCTCTGCGCCCGCCGCCGCAGACCGGGCGCATGAGGATAACCGGGCCGCCAGCCTCACGGGGATGCAGGGCTGGCTGCGTCGCTACTTGCCGGATTAA
- a CDS encoding PhaM family polyhydroxyalkanoate granule multifunctional regulatory protein, translating into MADDFSDPFKMFRDLWKPLETPMPTLPGLFSAEELDRKITELKTVENWLTVNLNMLQMSIKTLEMQRGALAAMQAVAKPDKDSK; encoded by the coding sequence ATGGCCGACGATTTCAGCGACCCGTTCAAGATGTTCCGTGATCTGTGGAAACCCTTGGAAACCCCGATGCCAACCCTGCCGGGCCTGTTCAGCGCCGAAGAGCTGGATCGCAAGATTACCGAATTGAAGACGGTAGAGAACTGGCTCACCGTCAACCTCAACATGTTGCAGATGAGCATCAAGACGCTGGAAATGCAGCGTGGTGCACTGGCCGCCATGCAGGCGGTTGCCAAACCGGACAAGGATTCCAAATGA
- a CDS encoding hydrogen peroxide-inducible genes activator, translating into MTLTELRYILAVATTRHFGRAADACHVSQPTLSVAVKKLEEELSLQIFERNGEITLTPMGEQIVAQAQRVLEEADALKQMAKAGQDQLSVPLRLGVIYTLAPGILPCLIPRLQPLAPKMPLLIEENYTSRLCELLRQGKLDAMLLAQPFNDSGLEVLPLFDEPFVVATPREHPWAKAGQPVPPAQLAEDDVLLLGAGNCFRDQVLQVCPALNRGGQAGLQRTLEGSSLATIRQMVASGMGITVLPVTQVAEGEPSHRLLSILPFAGGAPNRRIVLAWRKRFPRPQAIDVLQQALRSCVLSGVDWLEQPQAA; encoded by the coding sequence ATGACCCTGACTGAACTGCGTTACATCCTGGCGGTGGCCACCACTCGCCACTTTGGCCGTGCGGCAGATGCTTGCCATGTGAGCCAGCCGACCTTGTCGGTAGCAGTGAAAAAGCTGGAAGAAGAACTGTCGCTGCAGATTTTCGAGCGAAATGGGGAAATCACCCTGACGCCAATGGGTGAGCAGATTGTTGCTCAGGCCCAGCGTGTACTGGAAGAGGCGGATGCCCTGAAGCAGATGGCCAAGGCGGGGCAGGATCAATTATCGGTGCCACTGCGGCTGGGTGTGATCTATACCCTGGCGCCCGGTATTCTGCCTTGCCTGATTCCACGACTGCAGCCGCTGGCTCCGAAAATGCCGCTGTTGATTGAAGAGAACTACACCAGCCGTCTGTGCGAGCTGCTGCGGCAAGGCAAGCTGGACGCGATGTTGCTGGCGCAGCCGTTCAACGACAGCGGGCTGGAAGTGCTGCCTTTGTTTGACGAACCCTTTGTGGTGGCGACCCCGCGTGAGCACCCATGGGCCAAGGCAGGCCAACCGGTACCACCCGCCCAGCTGGCGGAAGACGATGTGTTGTTGCTGGGCGCGGGCAACTGCTTCCGCGATCAGGTCTTGCAAGTCTGCCCCGCCTTGAACCGGGGCGGGCAAGCGGGTCTGCAGCGTACGCTGGAAGGCAGCTCGCTGGCCACCATCCGTCAGATGGTGGCGTCCGGCATGGGCATCACCGTGCTGCCGGTGACGCAGGTCGCGGAAGGCGAGCCCAGCCATCGCCTGCTGTCCATCCTCCCGTTTGCGGGCGGTGCGCCGAATCGCCGTATTGTATTGGCGTGGCGCAAGCGTTTTCCGCGCCCGCAAGCCATCGACGTATTGCAGCAGGCTTTGCGAAGCTGTGTACTGTCAGGCGTGGACTGGCTGGAGCAGCCACAGGCTGCTTGA
- a CDS encoding ABC transporter permease → MGLSWQMFRRDVRHNSVLFVALLLAVAALSSVFLATQRLQSGLQQKAASLIAADVLLRADEPIRAELLQRAQQLQLRTARTVQFPSMLLVGERSMLVSAKAVEAGYPLRGELTLDAGQGAKTLQAVPAPGTVWLDPQIMRRMQLKPGAEIQLGDARFRVAASLQQEPDATLSFAALAPRLMFNWADLPGTGLIQPESRVSYRLLLAGEPAALARWVAASKPGLQRGESIEQIKDARPEMQDMLERAGYFLTLAALLSSVLTVATAWLASQRYVQRHLLNWALMKSMGERSSRLFRLYLLQFLWLGGLASALGVLLGWLGQAALVTMLGKLVMQDLPPPSLLPLLGAFLFGLLLMLAFVLPPLWSLRKIPAWQVLRQGEVRLPPWSTALLLGGLLLALVAWALTRNVLAGGIMLATVLVLGLLAAGLCLLWLRLLRRLAARWPLPVRLGLSNLWRQPGLTSLKVASLMLGLTALLLIAVTGRDVLQYWQRQLPAGTPNRFVINLQEDQMPQFRQVFREAGLPEPVSYPMIRGRLLSIAGREVKPEQYPDPQTRRLARREFNLSWGTALPADNRLIQGQPWGPGSRGGWSVEEGIARQLGIRLGDELRYEVAGQVVSGKVQQIRALDWGSFRVNFFVTATPDLLQQHAGNRISSFYLAPQQAVLGDKLVQRMPNISLIDVTAALDQVQQIVTQLGRVVSFVLMFSILSGLTVLAASVQGSLPDRLRDAAVLRVLGMPKRALRLALVAEFSMLGALAGMLATAGAEGGAMLLARYVLEIPYRGHPMLWGAGMLGGALVVWLLVWPAARRVSRQTPMQVLREA, encoded by the coding sequence ATGGGTTTGAGCTGGCAGATGTTTCGTCGGGATGTACGGCATAACAGTGTGCTGTTTGTAGCATTGCTGTTGGCGGTGGCAGCGCTCAGCAGTGTCTTTTTGGCTACCCAGCGACTGCAGAGCGGTCTGCAGCAGAAAGCCGCCTCGCTGATTGCTGCAGACGTGCTCCTGCGGGCGGATGAGCCCATCCGGGCTGAGCTGCTGCAGCGTGCGCAGCAGTTGCAATTGCGAACAGCGCGAACCGTACAGTTCCCCAGTATGTTGCTGGTGGGCGAGCGCAGCATGCTGGTGAGCGCCAAGGCGGTGGAGGCAGGGTATCCGTTGCGCGGTGAACTGACCCTGGATGCGGGGCAGGGGGCAAAAACGCTGCAAGCCGTGCCTGCGCCTGGAACGGTATGGCTGGATCCGCAGATCATGCGACGCATGCAGCTGAAGCCTGGCGCGGAAATCCAGCTTGGCGATGCCCGTTTTCGGGTGGCAGCCAGCTTGCAGCAGGAGCCGGATGCTACGCTGTCCTTTGCCGCGCTGGCCCCTCGCCTGATGTTCAACTGGGCTGACCTGCCGGGCACCGGCTTGATTCAGCCGGAAAGCCGGGTGTCTTACCGCCTGCTGCTGGCCGGTGAACCCGCAGCATTGGCACGCTGGGTGGCAGCCAGCAAACCGGGGCTGCAACGGGGCGAAAGCATCGAGCAAATCAAGGATGCCCGCCCGGAGATGCAGGACATGCTGGAGCGAGCGGGCTACTTCCTGACGCTGGCAGCCTTGCTGAGTTCGGTGCTGACGGTGGCTACCGCTTGGCTCGCCAGCCAACGCTATGTGCAACGCCACCTGCTCAACTGGGCGCTGATGAAGAGCATGGGGGAACGCAGCAGTCGCCTGTTTCGCCTGTACCTGCTCCAGTTCCTGTGGCTGGGCGGGCTGGCTTCTGCGCTGGGTGTGCTGTTGGGCTGGCTGGGGCAGGCTGCGCTGGTGACGATGCTGGGCAAGCTGGTGATGCAGGACTTGCCCCCACCATCACTCTTGCCGTTGCTGGGCGCTTTCCTGTTCGGTTTGCTGCTGATGCTGGCGTTTGTGTTGCCACCGCTGTGGTCGCTGCGGAAGATCCCGGCCTGGCAAGTGTTGCGGCAAGGCGAGGTACGACTACCGCCGTGGTCTACCGCCCTGCTGCTGGGCGGATTGCTGCTGGCACTTGTCGCTTGGGCGCTGACCCGTAATGTGCTGGCGGGCGGTATCATGCTGGCGACTGTGCTGGTACTGGGTCTGCTGGCCGCAGGGCTGTGTCTGCTGTGGCTGCGGCTGCTGCGACGCCTGGCCGCCCGCTGGCCATTGCCGGTGCGGCTGGGGCTGTCAAACCTGTGGCGGCAACCGGGCCTGACATCGCTCAAGGTGGCCTCGCTGATGCTGGGCTTGACGGCACTGTTGCTGATTGCGGTCACCGGGCGTGATGTCCTGCAATATTGGCAGCGTCAACTACCGGCCGGGACACCCAACCGCTTTGTCATCAACCTGCAGGAAGACCAGATGCCGCAGTTCCGGCAGGTGTTCCGTGAGGCCGGGCTGCCGGAACCCGTGTCTTATCCGATGATTCGCGGCCGCTTGCTCTCCATTGCAGGGCGTGAGGTCAAACCCGAGCAATATCCAGATCCGCAGACACGGCGGCTGGCGCGGCGTGAGTTCAACCTGTCTTGGGGTACCGCGCTGCCCGCCGATAACCGCCTGATACAAGGCCAGCCCTGGGGGCCAGGCAGCCGGGGTGGCTGGTCGGTGGAGGAGGGGATAGCCCGTCAGCTGGGTATCCGTCTGGGCGACGAGCTGCGTTATGAAGTGGCCGGGCAGGTGGTCAGCGGCAAGGTACAGCAGATTCGGGCGCTGGACTGGGGGTCATTCCGTGTCAATTTCTTTGTTACCGCCACGCCGGACTTGCTGCAGCAGCACGCGGGCAACCGCATCAGCAGCTTTTATCTGGCACCACAGCAAGCCGTACTCGGTGACAAGCTGGTGCAGCGGATGCCGAACATCTCGCTGATTGATGTGACAGCTGCACTGGATCAGGTGCAGCAGATTGTGACGCAGCTGGGGCGCGTGGTCAGCTTCGTGTTGATGTTCAGTATCCTCAGTGGTTTGACGGTGCTGGCGGCTTCAGTACAGGGCAGTTTGCCAGATCGGCTGCGGGATGCCGCAGTCTTGCGGGTGCTGGGCATGCCAAAACGGGCCTTGCGGCTGGCACTGGTGGCGGAATTCAGCATGCTGGGCGCGCTAGCGGGGATGCTGGCGACGGCGGGAGCGGAGGGCGGTGCCATGCTGCTGGCGCGTTATGTGCTGGAGATTCCATACCGAGGGCACCCGATGCTGTGGGGGGCTGGCATGCTGGGCGGCGCATTGGTGGTCTGGTTGCTGGTATGGCCTGCTGCGCGTCGGGTCAGCCGCCAAACGCCGATGCAGGTGTTGCGCGAAGCTTAA
- a CDS encoding acyl-CoA thioesterase, with translation MSTHELTELPPGRQPALRVMPMPRDTNMHGAIFGGWMMGQVDLAGAAEAMMVAQGAVVTVAVNAFQFKEPVFVGDVVSFYTEPLRIGNTSVTIKVEVFAERNPEAVQVVKVTEATLTYVAVGADGKPRTIPPRKTAL, from the coding sequence ATGAGTACGCATGAATTGACCGAGCTGCCACCAGGGCGGCAACCTGCGCTGCGGGTGATGCCCATGCCGCGTGATACCAATATGCACGGTGCCATTTTCGGTGGCTGGATGATGGGGCAGGTGGACTTGGCCGGCGCTGCCGAGGCGATGATGGTGGCTCAAGGCGCCGTGGTGACCGTGGCTGTCAATGCGTTTCAGTTCAAGGAGCCGGTGTTTGTTGGCGACGTGGTGAGCTTCTATACCGAGCCACTGCGGATCGGCAATACCTCGGTGACCATCAAGGTGGAAGTCTTCGCCGAGCGCAATCCGGAGGCGGTGCAAGTGGTCAAGGTGACCGAAGCCACGCTGACCTATGTGGCTGTCGGGGCCGATGGCAAACCCCGTACCATCCCGCCGCGCAAAACTGCACTTTGA
- the can gene encoding carbonate dehydratase gives MKSIQTLFDNNRQWASKVSRADPAFFETLSHQQAPEYLWIGCSDSRVPANELIGLLPGEVFVHRNVANLIVHSDLNCLSTMQYGVDVLAVKHIIVCGHYGCGGVNAVLQGRRVGLVDNWLRHIHDIRQKHTSLLATLPNELQSERLCELNVIEQVLNACQTTVVQDAWLRQQPLKVHGWVYRLSNGLLHNLNVSISCQEELLDRYQDALSALVRA, from the coding sequence ATGAAATCCATCCAGACCCTGTTCGACAACAACCGCCAATGGGCCAGCAAGGTCAGCCGGGCAGACCCGGCCTTCTTCGAGACCCTCTCCCATCAGCAAGCGCCAGAATACCTGTGGATCGGCTGCTCCGACAGTCGCGTCCCCGCCAATGAGTTGATTGGCTTGCTGCCAGGCGAGGTCTTTGTACACCGCAATGTGGCCAACCTGATTGTACACAGTGACCTCAACTGCCTCTCCACCATGCAATACGGTGTGGATGTACTGGCGGTGAAGCACATCATTGTGTGCGGCCACTATGGTTGCGGCGGAGTCAATGCGGTATTGCAGGGCCGTAGGGTCGGTCTGGTGGATAACTGGCTGCGCCACATCCACGACATTCGCCAGAAGCATACGAGCCTGTTGGCAACCCTGCCAAACGAGCTGCAAAGCGAACGCCTATGCGAGCTGAACGTGATCGAGCAGGTACTGAATGCCTGCCAGACCACGGTAGTGCAAGATGCCTGGCTCCGTCAGCAACCCTTGAAGGTACACGGCTGGGTATACCGGCTCAGCAACGGGCTGCTGCACAACCTCAATGTCAGCATTTCCTGCCAGGAAGAATTGCTGGATCGCTACCAGGACGCACTGAGCGCCCTCGTTCGCGCCTGA
- the rstB gene encoding two-component system sensor histidine kinase RstB → MRRLFTQFYLLLIAAFLVVVILIGGIYQRVVQNAGDRYLVDLMTSALSQISTELKDVPPEKWQQALAANDRNLSFRLRIESLSHFDLSPNDRRELRRGNIVMLEKDYLFLQSMPDARYVLVAGPLRYLMFLDELQWLDYLLMVLIGLVLSLVVLVRLYPLWKDLSALERASRLFSANRLDIQVELRKRSSIRPLGEAFNHMLQRIQQLLHSKKALTDAVAHELRTPLSRVRYRLAMLQGHDDPTILHTCSAIERDLSEVEAMIDEMLIHARLNSPQTPLQKEWLSVANWMEERLLKARVLTPGLRWHWLRMGETPEQLQADNRLLARAVDNLLANASRYARQQIMISVVMLDGHYRLAVEDDGEGIAEADRERVFDPFVRLDDSRDRKTGGHGLGLAIVAGVATAHGGQARVETSALGGARFVIEWPAQPRADAP, encoded by the coding sequence ATGCGCCGCCTGTTTACCCAATTCTATCTGTTGCTGATTGCCGCCTTTCTGGTGGTGGTGATCCTGATAGGCGGGATCTATCAACGGGTGGTGCAAAATGCGGGGGACCGCTATCTGGTCGACCTGATGACCTCCGCACTATCGCAAATCAGTACAGAGCTCAAGGATGTCCCCCCCGAGAAATGGCAGCAGGCGCTAGCGGCCAACGATCGCAACCTGTCGTTTCGTCTACGCATTGAGTCCCTCAGCCACTTTGACCTCAGTCCGAATGATCGCCGCGAACTGCGTCGCGGCAATATCGTCATGCTGGAGAAAGACTACCTGTTTCTGCAGAGCATGCCGGATGCCCGCTATGTGCTGGTAGCCGGACCCTTGCGCTACCTGATGTTTCTCGACGAACTGCAATGGCTGGACTACCTGCTGATGGTACTGATTGGTCTGGTACTGTCGCTGGTCGTGCTGGTGCGTCTGTATCCGCTGTGGAAAGACCTCAGCGCACTGGAACGCGCTTCCCGCCTGTTTTCTGCCAACCGGCTGGACATACAGGTCGAGCTGCGCAAGCGCTCCAGCATCCGCCCACTGGGTGAGGCCTTCAACCATATGCTGCAACGTATCCAGCAGCTTCTGCACAGCAAGAAGGCGCTCACCGATGCCGTGGCCCACGAGCTGCGCACCCCGCTCAGCCGGGTGCGTTATCGGCTGGCCATGCTGCAGGGGCATGATGACCCGACAATCCTCCATACCTGCTCGGCGATTGAGCGGGACCTGAGTGAGGTAGAAGCCATGATCGACGAAATGTTGATCCATGCCCGACTGAACAGCCCGCAGACACCATTACAGAAAGAATGGCTGAGTGTGGCCAACTGGATGGAGGAGCGTCTGCTCAAGGCGCGGGTACTCACCCCCGGCCTGCGCTGGCACTGGCTTCGGATGGGCGAAACCCCCGAGCAACTGCAGGCTGACAACCGCCTGTTGGCTCGCGCAGTTGACAACCTGCTGGCCAACGCCAGCCGCTACGCCCGGCAGCAAATCATGATCAGTGTCGTGATGCTGGACGGGCACTATCGGCTGGCCGTCGAGGACGATGGCGAGGGTATTGCCGAAGCCGATCGCGAGCGGGTATTTGATCCCTTTGTCCGCCTGGATGACAGCCGCGATCGCAAAACGGGCGGTCACGGCCTGGGTTTGGCCATTGTTGCCGGGGTCGCCACCGCACACGGTGGCCAAGCCCGGGTCGAGACCTCGGCGCTCGGGGGTGCGCGCTTTGTGATCGAGTGGCCAGCGCAGCCCCGTGCCGACGCCCCTTAA
- the rstA gene encoding two-component system response regulator RstA, translated as MNSTLVFVEDDAELGALIAQFLGQHGLEVQLCPRGDVAVETILRLQPALVLLDIMLPGKDGLTVCRELRPQYTGPIIMLTSLDSDMNQILALEIGANDFVLKTAPPTILLARIRSQLRQSASTVAPPLQALKPASSLSVGPLTLDLTQREAWLQQQALHLSTTDFDLLHLLVSSAGQVLSRDELLHAMRGLSYDGIDRSIDIAISRLRKKLGDDPHEPRLIKTVRNKGYLLMATGW; from the coding sequence ATGAACTCGACCCTGGTTTTTGTGGAAGACGATGCCGAGCTGGGTGCCTTGATTGCCCAGTTTCTGGGGCAACATGGATTGGAGGTTCAACTCTGCCCGCGTGGTGATGTGGCGGTGGAAACCATCCTGCGCCTGCAACCTGCGCTGGTGCTGCTCGACATCATGCTGCCCGGCAAGGATGGCCTCACGGTATGTCGCGAGCTACGCCCCCAATACACCGGCCCCATCATCATGCTCACCTCACTCGATAGTGATATGAACCAGATCCTGGCGCTGGAAATCGGGGCGAATGATTTCGTGCTCAAAACGGCCCCGCCCACCATTCTGCTGGCCCGTATCCGCAGTCAGCTGCGGCAGAGCGCAAGCACGGTGGCCCCCCCGCTGCAGGCACTCAAGCCAGCCAGCAGCCTGTCTGTCGGACCATTGACGCTGGACCTGACTCAGCGGGAGGCCTGGCTGCAACAACAGGCACTGCACCTGTCGACCACCGACTTCGACCTGTTGCACCTGCTGGTGTCCAGTGCCGGGCAGGTGCTCAGCCGGGATGAACTGCTGCACGCCATGCGTGGCCTCAGCTATGATGGTATCGACCGCAGCATTGACATCGCCATCTCCCGCCTGCGCAAGAAGCTGGGAGATGACCCGCATGAGCCACGACTGATCAAGACCGTACGCAACAAGGGCTACCTGTTGATGGCGACAGGGTGGTAA
- the folD gene encoding bifunctional methylenetetrahydrofolate dehydrogenase/methenyltetrahydrofolate cyclohydrolase FolD yields MSARILDGKAVAARIIEQLAQQTERLTQAGKRPPALAVVLVGEDPASAIYVRSKKQDCAKSGIRSISHELPASTSQEALLALVHSLNADPEVDGILVQLPLPAHIDADAITAAIDPAKDVDGFHSYNIGRLAQKMPTLRPCTPKGMMTLLAETGENLVGKDAVVVGASNIVGRPMALELLMARCTVTICHSATHDLPAKVRGADIVVAAVGRPQFVKGDWIKPGAIVLDVGINRLDDDRITGDIEYEVARERASWITPVPGGVGPMTRASLMENTFIAAGHTL; encoded by the coding sequence ATGAGCGCACGCATTCTGGACGGCAAAGCCGTCGCCGCCCGTATCATTGAGCAACTGGCCCAGCAGACCGAGCGTCTGACCCAGGCTGGCAAACGCCCGCCCGCGCTGGCCGTGGTGCTGGTTGGCGAAGATCCGGCCTCCGCCATCTACGTGCGCAGCAAGAAGCAGGATTGCGCCAAATCCGGCATTCGCTCCATCTCCCATGAATTGCCTGCCAGCACCAGCCAGGAAGCACTGCTGGCGCTGGTGCACAGTCTGAATGCCGACCCGGAAGTGGACGGTATTCTGGTGCAATTGCCACTACCGGCGCATATCGACGCCGATGCGATTACCGCTGCCATTGACCCCGCCAAGGATGTGGATGGTTTCCACTCCTACAATATTGGCCGTCTGGCCCAGAAAATGCCGACACTTCGCCCCTGCACCCCCAAGGGCATGATGACCCTGCTGGCTGAAACGGGTGAAAACCTGGTCGGCAAGGATGCAGTGGTGGTCGGCGCCAGCAATATTGTTGGCCGGCCCATGGCCCTGGAGCTGCTGATGGCCCGTTGCACGGTAACCATCTGCCACAGTGCCACGCATGACCTGCCCGCCAAGGTACGCGGTGCCGACATTGTGGTGGCCGCTGTCGGCCGCCCACAGTTTGTGAAGGGCGACTGGATCAAGCCGGGGGCCATCGTGCTGGATGTGGGCATCAACCGGCTGGATGATGATCGCATCACCGGTGATATTGAATATGAGGTCGCACGCGAGCGCGCCAGCTGGATCACGCCAGTACCGGGTGGCGTAGGCCCGATGACACGCGCCTCATTGATGGAAAACACCTTCATCGCGGCGGGTCATACCCTCTGA
- a CDS encoding acid-shock protein, with protein sequence MNKLVSMIIAAALSTSVFATTPATKPAAAPVAEAPASTAAAKPEAKKAEKKAAKKVVKKAEKKPEQKTQAAKKHKKVAKKPEQKTQATKKHKKAAK encoded by the coding sequence ATGAACAAACTGGTTTCCATGATCATTGCTGCCGCCCTGTCCACCTCGGTGTTCGCTACCACCCCAGCCACCAAGCCGGCTGCTGCTCCGGTGGCTGAAGCTCCGGCCTCCACCGCGGCTGCCAAGCCGGAAGCCAAGAAAGCTGAAAAGAAAGCTGCCAAAAAAGTGGTGAAGAAGGCTGAGAAGAAGCCGGAGCAAAAGACCCAGGCTGCCAAGAAGCACAAGAAGGTAGCCAAGAAGCCGGAGCAAAAGACCCAGGCCACCAAGAAGCACAAGAAGGCCGCCAAGTAA